One segment of Gasterosteus aculeatus chromosome 3, fGasAcu3.hap1.1, whole genome shotgun sequence DNA contains the following:
- the wdr47a gene encoding WD repeat-containing protein 47 isoform X1, whose translation MQTRVVTMTAEETINVKEVEIIKAILDFLNSRKLHISMLALEKESGVINGLYSDDMLFLRQLVLDGQWDEVLQFIQPLECMDKFDRKRFRYIILKQKFLEALCVNNAMSAEDEPQHLEFTMQEAVKCLHALEEFCPSKDDYSKLCLLLTLPRLTHHAEFKDWNPSTARVQCFDEACTMVAEFIPADRKLSEAGFKASRDRLFQLLLKGVLYECCVEFCQSKATGEEMPEGEVLLGVDMLCGNGCDDLDLSLLSWMQNLSHTVFSCAFEQKQLNIHVDRLVKPTKTGYGDLLTPLISKLSPYPSSPLRRPQSADTYMSRSLNPALDGLSFGLSGQDKRASGGETAPGKGVSPMSHSFANFHYPGAGGQSLNRSLMMESTDCHSIFEESPETSRTDTPVDKMMGSAGAQNLRPSPAPGEDAPSAAAAADRNELRDSTEKYEEYYRQRLRVQQHLEQKQQQRQLYQQMLLEGGVQHEPPPSEMQHSLTEKFLNRSIQKLEELNVGMEDLGEEVKSLTQQCNGNTPTSEDNKEPPSVTPEQTRGGGVLSSTPQRAAAGRPVQPPNESPVLSQSGQKQKGSPQCDSPGSLSRSKEGDKPKRLFVPVHTLEDTQAIRAVAFHPSGSLYAVGSNSKTLRVCAYPETLDSSGSSPIKQPVVRFKRNKHHKGSIYCAAWSHCGQLLATGSNDKYVKVLPFSAETCNATGPDLEFSMHDGTIRDLAFMEGPESGGAILISAGAGDCNIYTTDCQRGQGLHALSGHTGHILSLYSWGGWMIASGSQDKTVRFWDIRVPSCVRVVGTAFHGSGSPVATVAVDPSGRLLATGQEDSACMLYDIRGGRIVQVYRPHTSDVRSIRFSPGAHYLLTGSYDNKVIVSNLQGDLTKPLPQTVVGEHGDKVIQCRWHPQDLSFLSSSADRTVTLWTHNP comes from the exons ATGCAAACAAGAG tcGTCACCATGACAGCGGAGGAAACCATAAACGTGAAGGAGGTGGAGATCATCAAGGCGATCCTGGACTTTCTGAACTCCAGGAAGTTGCACATCAGCATGTTGGCTCTGGAGAAGGAGAGCGGCGTCATCAACGGGCTCTACTCCGACGACATGCTCTTCCTCAG GCAACTGGTGCTGGATGGCCAGTGGGACGAGGTGTTGCAGTTCATTCAGCCTTTGGAGTGCATGGATAAGTTTGACAGAAAAAG GTTTCGTTACATCATCCTCAAGCAGAAGTTTCTCGAGGCTCTGTGCGTTAACAACGCCATGTCTGCAGAAGACGAACCGCAGCAT TTGGAGTTCACCATGCAGGAAGCAGTGAAGTGTCTCCAcgctctggaggagttctgtCCCTCTAAAGATGACTACAGCAAACTGTGTCTGCTCCTCACGCTGCCTCGCCTCACACACCATGCTGAGTTCAAG GACTGGAACCCGAGCACGGCCAGGGTGCAGTGTTTCGATGAGGCCTGCACCATGGTAGCGGAGTTCATCCCTGCAGACCGGAAGCTGAGCGAGGCTGGATTCAAGGCCAGCAGGGACCGActcttccagctgctcctcaaGGGAGTCCTCTATGAGTGCTGTGTGGAGTTCTGCCAG AGCAAGGCGACGGGGGAGGAGATGCCCGAGGGCGAGGTCCTCCTCGGCGTCGACATGCTTTGCGGTAACGGCTGTGACGACCTGGACCTGTCTCTGCTCTCCTGGATGCAGAACCTCTCCCACACCGTCTTCTCCTGCGCCTTCGAGCAGAAGCAACTCAACATCCACGTGGACCGCCTGGTCAAGCCCACCAAGACCGGCTACGGAGACCTCCTCACCCCGCTCATCAGCAAGCTGTCTCCGTACCCGTCGTCCCCGCTGCGCCGGCCCCAGTCCGCCGACACCTACATGTCCCGCTCCTTGAACCCCGCGCTGGACGGGCTGTCCTTCGGCCTGTCCGGCCAAGACAAGAGAGCGAGCGGCGGGGAGACGGCGCCAGGCAAAGGGGTCTCTCCCATGTCCCACTCCTTTGCCAACTTTCACTACCCGGGAGCAGGCGGGCAGAGCCTGAACAGGAGTCTCATGATGGAGAGCACCGACTGCCACAGCATCTTCGAGGAATCCCCTGAAAC GTCGAGGACGGACACGCCTGTGGATAAGATGATGGGCTCGGCCGGGGCTCAGAACCTGCGCCCTTCCCCGGCTCCGGGCGAGGACGCTCCgtcagccgccgccgccgccgacaggAACGAG CTTCGTGACTCAACAGAGAAGTATGAGGAGTACTATCGGCAACGCCTCCGCGTGCAGCAGCACCtggagcagaagcagcagcagaggcaatTGTACCAGCAGATGCtactggaggggggggtccaGCACGAGCCCCCGCCCAGCGAAATGCAGCACAGCCTCACCGAGAAGTTCCTCAACAG GTCCatccagaagctggaggagctgaatgTGGGGATGGAGGACCTCGGGGAGGAGGTGAAGTCTCTGACCCAGCAGTGCAACGGGAACACACCCACCTCTGAGGACAACAAGGAGCCTCCATCCGTGACGCCGGAGCAGACGCGAGGGGGAGGGGTGCTCAGCAGCACCCCGCAGCGCGCCGCGGCGGGGCGCCCGGTTCAGCCTCCCAACGAGTCGCCCGTCCTGTCCCAGAG tggacagaaacaaaaaggaagtcCACAATGTGACTCACCGGGCTCCTTGTCCCGAAGCAAAGAG ggcGACAAACCCAAAAGGCTGTTTGTGCCCGTGCACACTTTAGAAGATACTCAAGCCATTCGAGCTGTCGCCTTTCACCCGTCTGGTTCTCTCTACGCTGTTGGGTCCAACTCCAAAACTCTACGTGTGTGTGCTTATCCAGAAACATTGGACTCAAG CGGTTCCAGTCCAATAAAGCAGCCCGTCGTCCGCTTCAAGAGGAACAAACACCACAAAGGGTCCATCTACTGCGCGGCCTGGAGCCACTGTGGGCAGCTGCTGGCGACCGGCTCCAATGACAAATATGTCAAAGTCCTCCCGTTCAGTGCAGAGACGTGCAACGCCACAG GCCCAGACCTGGAGTTCAGCATGCATGACGGCACCATCAGAGACCTGGCCTTCATGGAGGGCCCAGAAAGCGGAGGAGCCATCTTGATCAGCGCCGGTGCTGGAGACTGTAACATCTACACCACCGATTGTCAGAGAGGACAGGGTCTGCACGCCCTGAGCGGACACACAG GTCACATCCTGTCTCTGTATTCATGGGGAGGCTGGATGATTGCCTCCGGCTCTCAAGACAAGACGGTGCGTTTCTGGGACATCAGGGTGCCCAGCTGCGTGCGAGTAGTGGGAACTGCTTTCCACGGCTCAG GCAGTCCTGTTGCCACGGTAGCAGTCGATCCGAGCGGTCGTCTCCTAGCAACAGGACAGGAAGACAGTGCGTGCATGCTGTACGACATCCGAGGAGGACGAATCGTTCAGGTTTATCGGCCGCACACCAGCGATGTGCGATCCATCCGCTTCTCCCCGGGAGCACATTACCTGCTGACCGGCTCCTACGACAATAAGGTCATAGTGTCCAACCTGCAGG GCGACCTGACCAAGCCGCTGCCTCAGACCGTGGTGGGGGAGCACGGCGACAAGGTGATTCAGTGTCGATGGCATCCACAAGACCTGTCCTTCCTCTCGTCCTCGGCTGACCGCACCGTCAcactgtggacacacaacccgtaa
- the wdr47a gene encoding WD repeat-containing protein 47 isoform X2: MQTRVVTMTAEETINVKEVEIIKAILDFLNSRKLHISMLALEKESGVINGLYSDDMLFLRQLVLDGQWDEVLQFIQPLECMDKFDRKRFRYIILKQKFLEALCVNNAMSAEDEPQHLEFTMQEAVKCLHALEEFCPSKDDYSKLCLLLTLPRLTHHAEFKDWNPSTARVQCFDEACTMVAEFIPADRKLSEAGFKASRDRLFQLLLKGVLYECCVEFCQSKATGEEMPEGEVLLGVDMLCGNGCDDLDLSLLSWMQNLSHTVFSCAFEQKQLNIHVDRLVKPTKTGYGDLLTPLISKLSPYPSSPLRRPQSADTYMSRSLNPALDGLSFGLSGQDKRASGGETAPGKGVSPMSHSFANFHYPGAGGQSLNRSLMMESTDCHSIFEESPETSRTDTPVDKMMGSAGAQNLRPSPAPGEDAPSAAAAADRNELRDSTEKYEEYYRQRLRVQQHLEQKQQQRQLYQQMLLEGGVQHEPPPSEMQHSLTEKFLNRSIQKLEELNVGMEDLGEEVKSLTQQCNGNTPTSEDNKEPPSVTPEQTRGGGVLSSTPQRAAAGRPVQPPNESPVLSQSGQKQKGSPQCDSPGSLSRSKEGDKPKRLFVPVHTLEDTQAIRAVAFHPSGSLYAVGSNSKTLRVCAYPETLDSSGSSPIKQPVVRFKRNKHHKGSIYCAAWSHCGQLLATGSNDKYVKVLPFSAETCNATGPDLEFSMHDGTIRDLAFMEGPESGGAILISAGAGDCNIYTTDCQRGQGLHALSGHTGHILSLYSWGGWMIASGSQDKTVRFWDIRVPSCVRVVGTAFHGSGSPVATVAVDPSGRLLATGQEDSACMLYDIRGGRIVQVYRPHTSDVRSIRFSPGAHYLLTGSYDNKVIVSNLQGDLTKPLPQTVVGEHGDKVIQCRWHPQDLSFLSSSADRTVTLWTHNP, encoded by the exons ATGCAAACAAGAG tcGTCACCATGACAGCGGAGGAAACCATAAACGTGAAGGAGGTGGAGATCATCAAGGCGATCCTGGACTTTCTGAACTCCAGGAAGTTGCACATCAGCATGTTGGCTCTGGAGAAGGAGAGCGGCGTCATCAACGGGCTCTACTCCGACGACATGCTCTTCCTCAG GCAACTGGTGCTGGATGGCCAGTGGGACGAGGTGTTGCAGTTCATTCAGCCTTTGGAGTGCATGGATAAGTTTGACAGAAAAAG GTTTCGTTACATCATCCTCAAGCAGAAGTTTCTCGAGGCTCTGTGCGTTAACAACGCCATGTCTGCAGAAGACGAACCGCAGCAT TTGGAGTTCACCATGCAGGAAGCAGTGAAGTGTCTCCAcgctctggaggagttctgtCCCTCTAAAGATGACTACAGCAAACTGTGTCTGCTCCTCACGCTGCCTCGCCTCACACACCATGCTGAGTTCAAG GACTGGAACCCGAGCACGGCCAGGGTGCAGTGTTTCGATGAGGCCTGCACCATGGTAGCGGAGTTCATCCCTGCAGACCGGAAGCTGAGCGAGGCTGGATTCAAGGCCAGCAGGGACCGActcttccagctgctcctcaaGGGAGTCCTCTATGAGTGCTGTGTGGAGTTCTGCCAG AGCAAGGCGACGGGGGAGGAGATGCCCGAGGGCGAGGTCCTCCTCGGCGTCGACATGCTTTGCGGTAACGGCTGTGACGACCTGGACCTGTCTCTGCTCTCCTGGATGCAGAACCTCTCCCACACCGTCTTCTCCTGCGCCTTCGAGCAGAAGCAACTCAACATCCACGTGGACCGCCTGGTCAAGCCCACCAAGACCGGCTACGGAGACCTCCTCACCCCGCTCATCAGCAAGCTGTCTCCGTACCCGTCGTCCCCGCTGCGCCGGCCCCAGTCCGCCGACACCTACATGTCCCGCTCCTTGAACCCCGCGCTGGACGGGCTGTCCTTCGGCCTGTCCGGCCAAGACAAGAGAGCGAGCGGCGGGGAGACGGCGCCAGGCAAAGGGGTCTCTCCCATGTCCCACTCCTTTGCCAACTTTCACTACCCGGGAGCAGGCGGGCAGAGCCTGAACAGGAGTCTCATGATGGAGAGCACCGACTGCCACAGCATCTTCGAGGAATCCCCTGAAAC GTCGAGGACGGACACGCCTGTGGATAAGATGATGGGCTCGGCCGGGGCTCAGAACCTGCGCCCTTCCCCGGCTCCGGGCGAGGACGCTCCgtcagccgccgccgccgccgacaggAACGAG CTTCGTGACTCAACAGAGAAGTATGAGGAGTACTATCGGCAACGCCTCCGCGTGCAGCAGCACCtggagcagaagcagcagcagaggcaatTGTACCAGCAGATGCtactggaggggggggtccaGCACGAGCCCCCGCCCAGCGAAATGCAGCACAGCCTCACCGAGAAGTTCCTCAACAG GTCCatccagaagctggaggagctgaatgTGGGGATGGAGGACCTCGGGGAGGAGGTGAAGTCTCTGACCCAGCAGTGCAACGGGAACACACCCACCTCTGAGGACAACAAGGAGCCTCCATCCGTGACGCCGGAGCAGACGCGAGGGGGAGGGGTGCTCAGCAGCACCCCGCAGCGCGCCGCGGCGGGGCGCCCGGTTCAGCCTCCCAACGAGTCGCCCGTCCTGTCCCAGAG tggacagaaacaaaaaggaagtcCACAATGTGACTCACCGGGCTCCTTGTCCCGAAGCAAAGAG ggcGACAAACCCAAAAGGCTGTTTGTGCCCGTGCACACTTTAGAAGATACTCAAGCCATTCGAGCTGTCGCCTTTCACCCGTCTGGTTCTCTCTACGCTGTTGGGTCCAACTCCAAAACTCTACGTGTGTGTGCTTATCCAGAAACATTGGACTCAAG CGGTTCCAGTCCAATAAAGCAGCCCGTCGTCCGCTTCAAGAGGAACAAACACCACAAAGGGTCCATCTACTGCGCGGCCTGGAGCCACTGTGGGCAGCTGCTGGCGACCGGCTCCAATGACAAATATGTCAAAGTCCTCCCGTTCAGTGCAGAGACGTGCAACGCCACAG GCCCAGACCTGGAGTTCAGCATGCATGACGGCACCATCAGAGACCTGGCCTTCATGGAGGGCCCAGAAAGCGGAGGAGCCATCTTGATCAGCGCCGGTGCTGGAGACTGTAACATCTACACCACCGATTGTCAGAGAGGACAGGGTCTGCACGCCCTGAGCGGACACACAG GTCACATCCTGTCTCTGTATTCATGGGGAGGCTGGATGATTGCCTCCGGCTCTCAAGACAAGACGGTGCGTTTCTGGGACATCAGGGTGCCCAGCTGCGTGCGAGTAGTGGGAACTGCTTTCCACGGCTCAG GCAGTCCTGTTGCCACGGTAGCAGTCGATCCGAGCGGTCGTCTCCTAGCAACAGGACAGGAAGACAGTGCGTGCATGCTGTACGACATCCGAGGAGGACGAATCGTTCAGGTTTATCGGCCGCACACCAGCGATGTGCGATCCATCCGCTTCTCCCCGGGAGCACATTACCTGCTGACCGGCTCCTACGACAATAAGGTCATAGTGTCCAACCTGCAGG GCGACCTGACCAAGCCGCTGCCTCAGACCGTGGTGGGGGAGCACGGCGACAAGGTGATTCAGTGTCGATGGCATCCACAAGACCTGTCCTTCCTCTCGTCCTCGGCTGACCGCACCGTCAcactgtggacacacaacccgta a
- the wdr47a gene encoding WD repeat-containing protein 47 isoform X3 gives MTAEETINVKEVEIIKAILDFLNSRKLHISMLALEKESGVINGLYSDDMLFLRQLVLDGQWDEVLQFIQPLECMDKFDRKRFRYIILKQKFLEALCVNNAMSAEDEPQHLEFTMQEAVKCLHALEEFCPSKDDYSKLCLLLTLPRLTHHAEFKDWNPSTARVQCFDEACTMVAEFIPADRKLSEAGFKASRDRLFQLLLKGVLYECCVEFCQSKATGEEMPEGEVLLGVDMLCGNGCDDLDLSLLSWMQNLSHTVFSCAFEQKQLNIHVDRLVKPTKTGYGDLLTPLISKLSPYPSSPLRRPQSADTYMSRSLNPALDGLSFGLSGQDKRASGGETAPGKGVSPMSHSFANFHYPGAGGQSLNRSLMMESTDCHSIFEESPETSRTDTPVDKMMGSAGAQNLRPSPAPGEDAPSAAAAADRNELRDSTEKYEEYYRQRLRVQQHLEQKQQQRQLYQQMLLEGGVQHEPPPSEMQHSLTEKFLNRSIQKLEELNVGMEDLGEEVKSLTQQCNGNTPTSEDNKEPPSVTPEQTRGGGVLSSTPQRAAAGRPVQPPNESPVLSQSGQKQKGSPQCDSPGSLSRSKEGDKPKRLFVPVHTLEDTQAIRAVAFHPSGSLYAVGSNSKTLRVCAYPETLDSSGSSPIKQPVVRFKRNKHHKGSIYCAAWSHCGQLLATGSNDKYVKVLPFSAETCNATGPDLEFSMHDGTIRDLAFMEGPESGGAILISAGAGDCNIYTTDCQRGQGLHALSGHTGHILSLYSWGGWMIASGSQDKTVRFWDIRVPSCVRVVGTAFHGSGSPVATVAVDPSGRLLATGQEDSACMLYDIRGGRIVQVYRPHTSDVRSIRFSPGAHYLLTGSYDNKVIVSNLQGDLTKPLPQTVVGEHGDKVIQCRWHPQDLSFLSSSADRTVTLWTHNP, from the exons ATGACAGCGGAGGAAACCATAAACGTGAAGGAGGTGGAGATCATCAAGGCGATCCTGGACTTTCTGAACTCCAGGAAGTTGCACATCAGCATGTTGGCTCTGGAGAAGGAGAGCGGCGTCATCAACGGGCTCTACTCCGACGACATGCTCTTCCTCAG GCAACTGGTGCTGGATGGCCAGTGGGACGAGGTGTTGCAGTTCATTCAGCCTTTGGAGTGCATGGATAAGTTTGACAGAAAAAG GTTTCGTTACATCATCCTCAAGCAGAAGTTTCTCGAGGCTCTGTGCGTTAACAACGCCATGTCTGCAGAAGACGAACCGCAGCAT TTGGAGTTCACCATGCAGGAAGCAGTGAAGTGTCTCCAcgctctggaggagttctgtCCCTCTAAAGATGACTACAGCAAACTGTGTCTGCTCCTCACGCTGCCTCGCCTCACACACCATGCTGAGTTCAAG GACTGGAACCCGAGCACGGCCAGGGTGCAGTGTTTCGATGAGGCCTGCACCATGGTAGCGGAGTTCATCCCTGCAGACCGGAAGCTGAGCGAGGCTGGATTCAAGGCCAGCAGGGACCGActcttccagctgctcctcaaGGGAGTCCTCTATGAGTGCTGTGTGGAGTTCTGCCAG AGCAAGGCGACGGGGGAGGAGATGCCCGAGGGCGAGGTCCTCCTCGGCGTCGACATGCTTTGCGGTAACGGCTGTGACGACCTGGACCTGTCTCTGCTCTCCTGGATGCAGAACCTCTCCCACACCGTCTTCTCCTGCGCCTTCGAGCAGAAGCAACTCAACATCCACGTGGACCGCCTGGTCAAGCCCACCAAGACCGGCTACGGAGACCTCCTCACCCCGCTCATCAGCAAGCTGTCTCCGTACCCGTCGTCCCCGCTGCGCCGGCCCCAGTCCGCCGACACCTACATGTCCCGCTCCTTGAACCCCGCGCTGGACGGGCTGTCCTTCGGCCTGTCCGGCCAAGACAAGAGAGCGAGCGGCGGGGAGACGGCGCCAGGCAAAGGGGTCTCTCCCATGTCCCACTCCTTTGCCAACTTTCACTACCCGGGAGCAGGCGGGCAGAGCCTGAACAGGAGTCTCATGATGGAGAGCACCGACTGCCACAGCATCTTCGAGGAATCCCCTGAAAC GTCGAGGACGGACACGCCTGTGGATAAGATGATGGGCTCGGCCGGGGCTCAGAACCTGCGCCCTTCCCCGGCTCCGGGCGAGGACGCTCCgtcagccgccgccgccgccgacaggAACGAG CTTCGTGACTCAACAGAGAAGTATGAGGAGTACTATCGGCAACGCCTCCGCGTGCAGCAGCACCtggagcagaagcagcagcagaggcaatTGTACCAGCAGATGCtactggaggggggggtccaGCACGAGCCCCCGCCCAGCGAAATGCAGCACAGCCTCACCGAGAAGTTCCTCAACAG GTCCatccagaagctggaggagctgaatgTGGGGATGGAGGACCTCGGGGAGGAGGTGAAGTCTCTGACCCAGCAGTGCAACGGGAACACACCCACCTCTGAGGACAACAAGGAGCCTCCATCCGTGACGCCGGAGCAGACGCGAGGGGGAGGGGTGCTCAGCAGCACCCCGCAGCGCGCCGCGGCGGGGCGCCCGGTTCAGCCTCCCAACGAGTCGCCCGTCCTGTCCCAGAG tggacagaaacaaaaaggaagtcCACAATGTGACTCACCGGGCTCCTTGTCCCGAAGCAAAGAG ggcGACAAACCCAAAAGGCTGTTTGTGCCCGTGCACACTTTAGAAGATACTCAAGCCATTCGAGCTGTCGCCTTTCACCCGTCTGGTTCTCTCTACGCTGTTGGGTCCAACTCCAAAACTCTACGTGTGTGTGCTTATCCAGAAACATTGGACTCAAG CGGTTCCAGTCCAATAAAGCAGCCCGTCGTCCGCTTCAAGAGGAACAAACACCACAAAGGGTCCATCTACTGCGCGGCCTGGAGCCACTGTGGGCAGCTGCTGGCGACCGGCTCCAATGACAAATATGTCAAAGTCCTCCCGTTCAGTGCAGAGACGTGCAACGCCACAG GCCCAGACCTGGAGTTCAGCATGCATGACGGCACCATCAGAGACCTGGCCTTCATGGAGGGCCCAGAAAGCGGAGGAGCCATCTTGATCAGCGCCGGTGCTGGAGACTGTAACATCTACACCACCGATTGTCAGAGAGGACAGGGTCTGCACGCCCTGAGCGGACACACAG GTCACATCCTGTCTCTGTATTCATGGGGAGGCTGGATGATTGCCTCCGGCTCTCAAGACAAGACGGTGCGTTTCTGGGACATCAGGGTGCCCAGCTGCGTGCGAGTAGTGGGAACTGCTTTCCACGGCTCAG GCAGTCCTGTTGCCACGGTAGCAGTCGATCCGAGCGGTCGTCTCCTAGCAACAGGACAGGAAGACAGTGCGTGCATGCTGTACGACATCCGAGGAGGACGAATCGTTCAGGTTTATCGGCCGCACACCAGCGATGTGCGATCCATCCGCTTCTCCCCGGGAGCACATTACCTGCTGACCGGCTCCTACGACAATAAGGTCATAGTGTCCAACCTGCAGG GCGACCTGACCAAGCCGCTGCCTCAGACCGTGGTGGGGGAGCACGGCGACAAGGTGATTCAGTGTCGATGGCATCCACAAGACCTGTCCTTCCTCTCGTCCTCGGCTGACCGCACCGTCAcactgtggacacacaacccgtaa
- the wdr47a gene encoding WD repeat-containing protein 47 isoform X4, protein MHLEFTMQEAVKCLHALEEFCPSKDDYSKLCLLLTLPRLTHHAEFKDWNPSTARVQCFDEACTMVAEFIPADRKLSEAGFKASRDRLFQLLLKGVLYECCVEFCQSKATGEEMPEGEVLLGVDMLCGNGCDDLDLSLLSWMQNLSHTVFSCAFEQKQLNIHVDRLVKPTKTGYGDLLTPLISKLSPYPSSPLRRPQSADTYMSRSLNPALDGLSFGLSGQDKRASGGETAPGKGVSPMSHSFANFHYPGAGGQSLNRSLMMESTDCHSIFEESPETSRTDTPVDKMMGSAGAQNLRPSPAPGEDAPSAAAAADRNELRDSTEKYEEYYRQRLRVQQHLEQKQQQRQLYQQMLLEGGVQHEPPPSEMQHSLTEKFLNRSIQKLEELNVGMEDLGEEVKSLTQQCNGNTPTSEDNKEPPSVTPEQTRGGGVLSSTPQRAAAGRPVQPPNESPVLSQSGQKQKGSPQCDSPGSLSRSKEGDKPKRLFVPVHTLEDTQAIRAVAFHPSGSLYAVGSNSKTLRVCAYPETLDSSGSSPIKQPVVRFKRNKHHKGSIYCAAWSHCGQLLATGSNDKYVKVLPFSAETCNATGPDLEFSMHDGTIRDLAFMEGPESGGAILISAGAGDCNIYTTDCQRGQGLHALSGHTGHILSLYSWGGWMIASGSQDKTVRFWDIRVPSCVRVVGTAFHGSGSPVATVAVDPSGRLLATGQEDSACMLYDIRGGRIVQVYRPHTSDVRSIRFSPGAHYLLTGSYDNKVIVSNLQGDLTKPLPQTVVGEHGDKVIQCRWHPQDLSFLSSSADRTVTLWTHNP, encoded by the exons ATGCAT TTGGAGTTCACCATGCAGGAAGCAGTGAAGTGTCTCCAcgctctggaggagttctgtCCCTCTAAAGATGACTACAGCAAACTGTGTCTGCTCCTCACGCTGCCTCGCCTCACACACCATGCTGAGTTCAAG GACTGGAACCCGAGCACGGCCAGGGTGCAGTGTTTCGATGAGGCCTGCACCATGGTAGCGGAGTTCATCCCTGCAGACCGGAAGCTGAGCGAGGCTGGATTCAAGGCCAGCAGGGACCGActcttccagctgctcctcaaGGGAGTCCTCTATGAGTGCTGTGTGGAGTTCTGCCAG AGCAAGGCGACGGGGGAGGAGATGCCCGAGGGCGAGGTCCTCCTCGGCGTCGACATGCTTTGCGGTAACGGCTGTGACGACCTGGACCTGTCTCTGCTCTCCTGGATGCAGAACCTCTCCCACACCGTCTTCTCCTGCGCCTTCGAGCAGAAGCAACTCAACATCCACGTGGACCGCCTGGTCAAGCCCACCAAGACCGGCTACGGAGACCTCCTCACCCCGCTCATCAGCAAGCTGTCTCCGTACCCGTCGTCCCCGCTGCGCCGGCCCCAGTCCGCCGACACCTACATGTCCCGCTCCTTGAACCCCGCGCTGGACGGGCTGTCCTTCGGCCTGTCCGGCCAAGACAAGAGAGCGAGCGGCGGGGAGACGGCGCCAGGCAAAGGGGTCTCTCCCATGTCCCACTCCTTTGCCAACTTTCACTACCCGGGAGCAGGCGGGCAGAGCCTGAACAGGAGTCTCATGATGGAGAGCACCGACTGCCACAGCATCTTCGAGGAATCCCCTGAAAC GTCGAGGACGGACACGCCTGTGGATAAGATGATGGGCTCGGCCGGGGCTCAGAACCTGCGCCCTTCCCCGGCTCCGGGCGAGGACGCTCCgtcagccgccgccgccgccgacaggAACGAG CTTCGTGACTCAACAGAGAAGTATGAGGAGTACTATCGGCAACGCCTCCGCGTGCAGCAGCACCtggagcagaagcagcagcagaggcaatTGTACCAGCAGATGCtactggaggggggggtccaGCACGAGCCCCCGCCCAGCGAAATGCAGCACAGCCTCACCGAGAAGTTCCTCAACAG GTCCatccagaagctggaggagctgaatgTGGGGATGGAGGACCTCGGGGAGGAGGTGAAGTCTCTGACCCAGCAGTGCAACGGGAACACACCCACCTCTGAGGACAACAAGGAGCCTCCATCCGTGACGCCGGAGCAGACGCGAGGGGGAGGGGTGCTCAGCAGCACCCCGCAGCGCGCCGCGGCGGGGCGCCCGGTTCAGCCTCCCAACGAGTCGCCCGTCCTGTCCCAGAG tggacagaaacaaaaaggaagtcCACAATGTGACTCACCGGGCTCCTTGTCCCGAAGCAAAGAG ggcGACAAACCCAAAAGGCTGTTTGTGCCCGTGCACACTTTAGAAGATACTCAAGCCATTCGAGCTGTCGCCTTTCACCCGTCTGGTTCTCTCTACGCTGTTGGGTCCAACTCCAAAACTCTACGTGTGTGTGCTTATCCAGAAACATTGGACTCAAG CGGTTCCAGTCCAATAAAGCAGCCCGTCGTCCGCTTCAAGAGGAACAAACACCACAAAGGGTCCATCTACTGCGCGGCCTGGAGCCACTGTGGGCAGCTGCTGGCGACCGGCTCCAATGACAAATATGTCAAAGTCCTCCCGTTCAGTGCAGAGACGTGCAACGCCACAG GCCCAGACCTGGAGTTCAGCATGCATGACGGCACCATCAGAGACCTGGCCTTCATGGAGGGCCCAGAAAGCGGAGGAGCCATCTTGATCAGCGCCGGTGCTGGAGACTGTAACATCTACACCACCGATTGTCAGAGAGGACAGGGTCTGCACGCCCTGAGCGGACACACAG GTCACATCCTGTCTCTGTATTCATGGGGAGGCTGGATGATTGCCTCCGGCTCTCAAGACAAGACGGTGCGTTTCTGGGACATCAGGGTGCCCAGCTGCGTGCGAGTAGTGGGAACTGCTTTCCACGGCTCAG GCAGTCCTGTTGCCACGGTAGCAGTCGATCCGAGCGGTCGTCTCCTAGCAACAGGACAGGAAGACAGTGCGTGCATGCTGTACGACATCCGAGGAGGACGAATCGTTCAGGTTTATCGGCCGCACACCAGCGATGTGCGATCCATCCGCTTCTCCCCGGGAGCACATTACCTGCTGACCGGCTCCTACGACAATAAGGTCATAGTGTCCAACCTGCAGG GCGACCTGACCAAGCCGCTGCCTCAGACCGTGGTGGGGGAGCACGGCGACAAGGTGATTCAGTGTCGATGGCATCCACAAGACCTGTCCTTCCTCTCGTCCTCGGCTGACCGCACCGTCAcactgtggacacacaacccgtaa